One Fundidesulfovibrio terrae genomic window carries:
- a CDS encoding sigma-54-dependent transcriptional regulator, with product MATQVLILDDERNYLLILEALLSDAGYAVTALDDPEMGMAYLEESEVDVVITDMKMPKMTGQEVLERVKKSYPHIPVIIMTAFGSIEGAVDAMRVGAFDYVTKPFSNEELMLTVAKAAQFAKTQRENILLRKSLEERYAVHQVIGRSKAMGQVLEMVDRAAPSRSTVLIMGESGTGKEMVAKAIHYASPRKDQPFITVNCMALSSGVLESELFGHEKGSFTGAVAKRRGRFEMAHGGTLFLDEIGELSADIQVKLLRVLQERTFERVGGTQPIEVDIRVVTATNKDLTAAVAAGTFREDLYYRLNVVRIDMPALRERREDIPLLAGHFLRKYAAENSKNVTGFTPEAMDALTGYEWPGNVRQLQNVVERCVVLASGELIGVEDLPAEVRDEETQYKSAVDLLPVQINLGETLEKIEAALVRRALARTDFVQVKAAEMLGVSKSLLQYKLKKYNIAGH from the coding sequence ATGGCAACTCAAGTCCTCATCCTCGACGACGAACGCAACTACCTGCTCATCCTGGAAGCCCTGCTGTCGGACGCCGGGTACGCCGTAACCGCCCTGGACGACCCGGAGATGGGCATGGCCTATCTGGAGGAGTCCGAGGTGGACGTGGTCATCACGGACATGAAGATGCCCAAGATGACCGGCCAGGAAGTGCTCGAGCGGGTCAAGAAGTCTTATCCCCACATCCCGGTGATCATCATGACCGCCTTCGGCTCCATCGAGGGCGCGGTGGACGCCATGCGCGTGGGGGCTTTCGACTACGTCACCAAGCCCTTCTCCAACGAGGAGCTCATGCTCACCGTGGCCAAGGCCGCCCAGTTCGCCAAGACCCAGCGCGAGAACATCCTTCTGCGCAAAAGCCTGGAGGAGCGCTACGCCGTGCACCAGGTCATCGGGCGCTCCAAGGCCATGGGCCAGGTGCTGGAGATGGTGGACCGGGCCGCGCCGTCGCGCTCCACGGTGCTCATCATGGGCGAGTCCGGCACGGGCAAGGAGATGGTGGCCAAGGCCATCCACTACGCCTCGCCGCGCAAGGACCAGCCCTTCATCACGGTGAACTGCATGGCGCTCAGCTCCGGGGTGCTGGAGAGCGAGCTCTTCGGCCACGAGAAGGGCTCCTTCACCGGGGCCGTGGCCAAGCGCCGTGGCCGCTTCGAGATGGCCCATGGGGGCACGCTCTTTTTGGACGAGATCGGCGAGCTCTCGGCGGACATCCAGGTGAAGCTCCTGCGCGTCCTGCAGGAGCGCACCTTCGAGCGCGTGGGCGGCACCCAGCCCATCGAGGTGGACATCCGGGTGGTCACGGCCACCAACAAGGACTTGACCGCCGCCGTGGCCGCCGGAACCTTCCGGGAAGACCTCTACTACCGCCTGAACGTGGTGCGCATCGACATGCCCGCCCTGCGTGAAAGGCGCGAGGACATCCCGCTTCTGGCCGGGCACTTCCTGCGCAAGTACGCCGCCGAGAACTCCAAGAACGTCACTGGCTTCACCCCCGAGGCCATGGACGCCCTCACGGGCTACGAGTGGCCGGGCAACGTGCGCCAGCTCCAGAACGTGGTGGAGCGCTGCGTGGTGCTGGCTTCGGGCGAGCTCATCGGCGTGGAGGACCTGCCCGCCGAGGTGCGCGACGAGGAGACCCAGTACAAGTCCGCCGTGGACCTTTTGCCCGTGCAGATCAACCTGGGCGAGACGCTTGAGAAGATCGAGGCCGCCCTGGTGCGCCGCGCCCTGGCCCGCACCGACTTCGTGCAGGTGAAGGCCGCCGAGATGCTGGGCGTCTCCAAGAGCTTGCTGCAATACAAGCTCAAGAAGTACAACATTGCGGGACACTGA